The following coding sequences are from one Reyranella humidisoli window:
- a CDS encoding YgaP family membrane protein: protein MARNVGGIDRIVRIIVGLGLISLAFWGPKTAWGWIGLVPLATAALGWCPPYSLLGINTCSRKGS from the coding sequence ATGGCCCGCAATGTCGGTGGCATCGATCGAATCGTTCGCATCATCGTGGGCCTCGGCCTGATCAGCTTGGCCTTCTGGGGGCCGAAAACGGCGTGGGGCTGGATCGGCCTCGTGCCGCTCGCCACCGCCGCACTTGGATGGTGCCCGCCATATTCCCTGTTGGGCATCAATACCTGTAGTCGCAAGGGCAGCTAA
- a CDS encoding beta strand repeat-containing protein: MFSANDGTHGTELWVTDGTTAGTSLVADIRAGTNSGVPGSIFALGDGRALFSGNDGTTGSELWVTDGTAAGTSLLVDIRAGASSASPANFAALGDGRVLFSANNGTGIELWITDGSVGGTSLVKEIRSGNLSSSPTGFTALGDGRMVFAANNGTNGTELWVTDGTAAGTTQVEDIRPGGGSSGPGELTALGDGRVVFVATDGTNGDELWVTDGTAAGTGLVLDVWPGVGDAYYPSVADLTSLGNGLAVFRGNDGVHGEELWVTDGTAVGTSLLRDFVAGTDGGAPANFLARGDGTVAFTVDDGIHGTELWVTDGTVGGTVQVADVNVHSAGGSFPRGFAASGGEALFAADGAAGLAVWITDGTAAGTRELAATTQSYPSGAEVDGGLRVFAGGDADHGGELWVTDGTAAGTGLLKDIYTGTTSSYASGFFALGNGSVLFSANDGTSGSELWVTDGTADGTVLLKDINPGAGNGYAYGFTALGDGRAVFSATDPTNGNELWVTDGTAAGTTLLKDINPGTGYGAPFGFVSIGGGLLVFSANDGSGYELWVTDGTAGGTSQLKDINTGTDSSYPSFVTSLGNGLALFSAQDASHGNEFWVTDGTAVGTSLLKDIAPGVNSGAGNGIAALGDGRAVLVASGTDPASTGPELWVTDGTTAGTSLLLDIRAGSVGSYPANLVTLGTGTVVFTAFDDTHGQELWVTDGTVAGTSLLKDINVGGDGSTITGVTALGNGTAVFSAFDADHGVELWVTDGTVAGTHLLADIDGVSTAGSNPANLFLLPDNIASDAPTGLDISALQDSGASDTDNVTSTTTLTITGLAAPDVRVTLKDGALLVGQVQSDATTGAWSIDTGLLADGTHRFTATATNASLNTSSGSVALVVKVDTTAPTLAIDQAGGTVFSASRTISGTLTDANPGTLVEIFDNAGVSPIATATVGGGGVWSTSVTLVGLGSHSLVARGSDLADNTGSSAAVVFDLAEPVLAVPTLALAPGSDNGPSTTDRVTGIVAPGFAGVADPGVLVTLREGATVLGSTTANGTTGAWQIASVPLAAGSHSLTATASDGAVSSDPGALDVTIDLRLRSGTAGDDRFTYASHAEFTDPVRWVDGLAGTDRITLTYAAPLTDSELVGLSHLERLVLSGGGNQSVVLAANAAAAFGSQIVLSATASTLEVDASGLGTGTALVAYGTAGTDELTGGSGNDRLYGYAGDDALVGGLGADVLDGGLGADLMTGGADADLYYVDNAGDVTVELTGGGYDRIVASLSWSLGDEFERLTLSGTADIDGTGNALANQLDGSAGANRLEGGVGNDRLLGNDGDDTLIGGEGVDVLHGGLGADRLEGGSEDDLYYVDDAGDVTVELADGGYDRIAASVSWSLGDEFERLSLRGTDAIDGTGNALANRLDGNEGDNLLDGGAEDDRLYGNEGDDTLVGGEGADLLHGGAGADVFVFGEDDSPATATPERAYDIVSDFVTGTDTIDLSTIDGGGLPLGAYAETTSALKDFAAVSAAASTAMASGSFQVVFVASLTNGWLFWNTDADATTAEQAVRLDGLNSTALFAYEDLI; the protein is encoded by the coding sequence GTGTTCTCGGCCAATGACGGCACCCACGGCACCGAGTTGTGGGTCACCGACGGGACCACGGCCGGCACCAGCCTGGTGGCGGACATTCGGGCAGGCACCAACAGCGGCGTTCCTGGCTCGATCTTCGCGCTGGGCGACGGCAGGGCCTTGTTTTCAGGCAACGATGGCACCACGGGAAGCGAGCTGTGGGTGACCGATGGCACCGCCGCCGGTACCAGTCTGCTGGTGGATATACGCGCCGGAGCGTCCAGCGCTTCGCCGGCGAACTTCGCCGCTCTTGGCGATGGACGCGTCCTGTTCAGCGCCAACAACGGCACAGGCATCGAATTGTGGATCACCGACGGCAGCGTCGGCGGAACCAGCCTGGTCAAGGAGATCCGCTCCGGCAACCTCAGTTCCAGCCCAACGGGTTTCACCGCGCTCGGCGATGGCCGGATGGTGTTCGCCGCCAACAACGGGACCAACGGCACCGAGCTTTGGGTGACCGACGGCACCGCGGCGGGCACGACCCAGGTCGAGGATATCCGCCCCGGCGGTGGCAGTAGCGGCCCGGGCGAACTGACCGCGCTGGGCGATGGCCGCGTGGTGTTCGTCGCCACTGACGGTACCAACGGCGACGAATTGTGGGTGACCGACGGCACCGCGGCGGGCACCGGTCTCGTGCTGGACGTCTGGCCCGGCGTCGGCGACGCCTATTACCCCTCGGTGGCGGACCTGACCTCGCTCGGAAACGGGCTGGCGGTGTTCCGCGGCAATGACGGGGTGCATGGCGAGGAACTGTGGGTGACGGACGGCACCGCTGTCGGCACCAGCCTGCTGCGCGACTTCGTTGCCGGGACGGACGGTGGGGCGCCCGCCAATTTCCTGGCCCGCGGCGACGGCACCGTCGCCTTCACCGTCGATGACGGCATCCATGGCACGGAACTCTGGGTCACCGACGGCACGGTGGGCGGCACGGTCCAGGTGGCCGACGTCAACGTCCATTCAGCGGGCGGTTCGTTCCCGCGCGGCTTCGCCGCCAGCGGCGGCGAGGCGCTGTTCGCGGCGGACGGCGCTGCCGGCCTTGCGGTCTGGATCACCGACGGCACCGCGGCTGGCACCCGCGAACTGGCGGCCACGACCCAGTCGTACCCCTCCGGCGCCGAAGTGGATGGCGGTCTGCGCGTCTTCGCCGGCGGCGATGCGGATCATGGCGGCGAACTCTGGGTCACCGACGGCACTGCCGCGGGTACGGGCCTGCTGAAGGACATCTACACCGGAACCACCAGCAGCTACGCCTCCGGCTTTTTCGCCCTTGGCAATGGCAGTGTGCTGTTCAGCGCCAACGACGGCACCAGCGGCTCCGAGCTGTGGGTCACGGACGGCACGGCGGACGGCACCGTCCTGCTGAAGGACATCAATCCGGGTGCCGGCAACGGCTATGCCTATGGCTTTACCGCCCTGGGCGATGGCCGCGCGGTATTCTCCGCCACGGACCCCACCAACGGCAACGAATTGTGGGTCACCGACGGCACGGCGGCTGGCACCACCCTGCTGAAGGACATCAATCCCGGTACGGGGTATGGCGCCCCCTTCGGTTTCGTGTCGATCGGTGGCGGGCTGCTGGTGTTCAGTGCCAACGACGGCAGCGGATACGAGCTGTGGGTGACCGATGGGACGGCCGGGGGCACCAGCCAGCTGAAGGACATCAACACCGGGACCGACAGCAGCTACCCGAGCTTCGTTACCTCGCTCGGCAACGGCCTGGCGCTTTTCTCGGCGCAGGATGCGAGCCACGGCAACGAGTTCTGGGTGACCGACGGCACGGCGGTCGGCACGAGCCTGCTGAAGGACATCGCCCCCGGCGTGAATAGCGGCGCGGGCAACGGCATTGCCGCGCTCGGCGACGGGCGCGCGGTCCTCGTCGCCAGCGGCACCGATCCGGCGAGCACGGGGCCCGAGCTTTGGGTGACCGACGGAACCACGGCTGGCACCAGCCTGCTGCTGGACATCAGGGCCGGCTCGGTGGGCAGTTACCCGGCGAATCTGGTCACGCTGGGCACGGGTACGGTGGTGTTCACCGCGTTCGACGATACCCATGGCCAGGAACTGTGGGTGACCGACGGCACCGTCGCCGGCACCAGCCTGCTGAAGGATATCAACGTCGGCGGCGACGGCAGTACGATCACCGGGGTTACCGCGCTCGGCAATGGCACGGCGGTCTTCAGTGCCTTCGACGCAGACCACGGCGTCGAGTTGTGGGTGACCGATGGCACCGTCGCCGGCACCCATTTGCTGGCCGACATCGACGGCGTTTCCACCGCGGGCTCCAATCCCGCAAACCTGTTCCTGCTGCCGGACAACATCGCCTCCGACGCTCCGACCGGCCTCGACATCTCCGCCCTGCAGGACAGCGGCGCTTCGGATACCGACAACGTCACGTCCACGACCACGCTGACCATCACCGGCCTGGCGGCGCCCGACGTGCGTGTGACGCTGAAGGACGGGGCGCTGCTCGTGGGGCAGGTCCAGTCCGACGCGACCACCGGCGCCTGGAGCATCGACACCGGCCTGCTTGCCGATGGCACGCACCGTTTCACCGCCACCGCGACCAACGCATCGCTGAACACCTCCAGCGGCTCGGTCGCCCTGGTGGTGAAGGTGGACACCACGGCGCCCACGCTTGCCATCGACCAGGCTGGTGGAACCGTGTTCTCGGCCAGCCGGACCATCAGCGGTACCCTGACCGACGCCAACCCCGGCACGCTGGTCGAAATCTTCGACAATGCCGGTGTCAGCCCGATCGCCACGGCCACTGTCGGCGGCGGTGGTGTCTGGTCCACCAGCGTGACCCTCGTCGGGTTGGGCAGCCACAGCCTGGTCGCCCGCGGGAGCGATCTGGCCGACAATACCGGCAGCAGCGCCGCGGTGGTCTTCGACCTGGCGGAGCCGGTGCTGGCGGTGCCGACCCTCGCGCTGGCACCGGGCTCGGACAATGGTCCCTCGACGACCGACCGAGTGACCGGCATCGTGGCGCCGGGCTTTGCCGGCGTCGCCGATCCGGGCGTTCTGGTGACCCTTCGCGAAGGCGCGACGGTACTGGGCAGCACCACCGCCAACGGCACGACGGGGGCGTGGCAGATTGCTTCGGTGCCGCTTGCCGCCGGCAGCCACAGCCTGACCGCGACGGCGAGTGACGGCGCCGTCAGTTCCGATCCCGGAGCGCTGGACGTCACGATCGACCTCCGGCTGCGCAGCGGCACCGCGGGCGACGACAGGTTCACCTACGCCAGCCATGCCGAGTTCACCGACCCGGTGCGCTGGGTGGATGGGCTGGCCGGCACCGACCGCATAACCCTGACCTATGCGGCCCCTCTGACCGATTCCGAACTGGTGGGCCTGTCCCATCTGGAGAGACTCGTTCTCTCCGGCGGCGGGAATCAGTCGGTGGTCCTGGCCGCGAATGCCGCGGCGGCTTTCGGCTCCCAGATCGTCCTGAGTGCCACGGCGAGCACTCTGGAGGTGGACGCGAGCGGTCTGGGTACGGGCACCGCACTGGTCGCCTATGGCACGGCGGGGACCGATGAGCTGACCGGTGGTTCGGGCAACGACAGGCTTTACGGCTACGCCGGCGACGATGCTCTGGTGGGCGGGCTGGGAGCCGACGTGCTGGACGGCGGTCTCGGTGCCGATCTCATGACGGGCGGCGCCGATGCCGACCTCTACTATGTCGACAACGCGGGCGATGTAACGGTCGAGCTGACAGGCGGAGGCTACGACCGGATCGTGGCGTCGCTCTCCTGGTCGCTCGGCGACGAGTTCGAGCGTCTGACCCTGAGCGGTACGGCGGATATCGACGGCACCGGCAACGCGCTGGCGAACCAGCTGGACGGCAGCGCCGGTGCGAACCGGCTCGAGGGCGGCGTCGGCAACGACAGGCTCCTCGGCAATGACGGCGACGACACGCTGATCGGCGGGGAGGGCGTCGACGTGCTGCATGGCGGCCTGGGCGCCGACAGGCTGGAGGGAGGCTCCGAAGACGATCTCTACTATGTCGATGATGCGGGCGACGTGACCGTGGAACTGGCGGACGGCGGCTACGACCGCATCGCCGCGTCGGTCTCCTGGTCGCTGGGCGATGAATTCGAGCGTCTGAGCCTGAGAGGAACGGACGCCATCGACGGCACGGGCAATGCGTTGGCGAACCGGCTGGACGGTAACGAGGGCGACAACCTCCTGGATGGCGGTGCGGAGGACGACAGACTTTACGGCAACGAGGGCGACGACACGCTGGTGGGCGGCGAAGGGGCCGACCTGCTGCATGGCGGTGCGGGCGCGGACGTGTTCGTCTTCGGCGAAGACGACAGCCCCGCCACGGCTACGCCGGAACGAGCCTACGATATCGTCAGCGATTTCGTCACCGGGACCGACACGATCGACCTCTCGACGATCGATGGCGGCGGGCTGCCCCTGGGAGCCTATGCGGAGACGACTTCGGCTCTCAAGGATTTCGCGGCCGTTTCGGCGGCGGCGTCCACGGCAATGGCTTCCGGATCGTTCCAGGTGGTCTTCGTGGCCAGCCTGACCAACGGCTGGCTTTTCTGGAACACGGACGCAGATGCCACGACGGCCGAGCAGGCGGTTCGTCTCGATGGACTGAACAGCACCGCTTTGTTCGCTTACGAGGATCTGATCTAG
- the pobA gene encoding 4-hydroxybenzoate 3-monooxygenase, with amino-acid sequence MARQQRTQVGIVGAGPAGLLLARLLKTCGIESVILEARSRAYVEARVRAGVLEQGTVGLLEQAGVAERLHREGLVHGGVELAVDGRRFRIDLAGLTGKAVTVYGQSEVTRDLIAARLAGDGPIVWEAADVALHDLEGDRPRLRYRVDGVEHELACDFIAGCDGFHGASRASIPAAGSRSFERAYPFGWLGILADVPPCSDELIYASHGRGFALASMRSRTRSRYYIQCSLDEKIEEWPDDRIWQELKNRFGPDVAPHITTGPALEKSITALHSFVFLPMRHGRLFLAGDAAHIVPPTGAKGLNLAASDIHYLSRALEAHYRRNDGTLLAAYGETAAARVWKAERFSWWLTLAMHKLHPEHSFEAEMQRAEIDYLASSRAAQTVFAENYVGLPF; translated from the coding sequence ATGGCGCGCCAGCAACGGACGCAGGTCGGCATTGTTGGCGCGGGGCCGGCCGGTCTCCTGCTCGCGCGGCTGCTGAAAACCTGCGGAATCGAAAGCGTGATCCTCGAAGCCCGGTCCCGGGCCTATGTCGAGGCCCGCGTCCGGGCCGGGGTCCTCGAACAGGGGACGGTGGGCCTGCTGGAGCAGGCGGGTGTCGCCGAGCGGCTGCATCGCGAGGGGCTGGTGCACGGGGGCGTCGAACTGGCCGTCGACGGCCGCCGCTTTCGCATCGATCTCGCGGGTCTCACCGGCAAGGCCGTCACGGTGTACGGGCAGAGCGAGGTGACGCGCGACCTCATCGCCGCGCGCCTCGCCGGCGACGGGCCGATCGTCTGGGAGGCGGCCGACGTCGCACTGCACGATCTCGAGGGCGATCGACCGCGTCTGCGGTATCGCGTGGATGGCGTGGAGCATGAACTCGCCTGCGATTTCATCGCCGGCTGCGACGGCTTCCATGGCGCCAGCCGGGCGTCGATCCCGGCGGCCGGCAGCCGCTCCTTCGAGCGCGCCTATCCGTTCGGCTGGCTGGGCATCCTGGCCGACGTGCCGCCCTGTTCCGACGAGTTGATCTATGCCAGCCACGGCCGCGGCTTCGCGCTGGCGTCGATGCGCTCGCGCACGCGCAGCCGCTACTACATCCAGTGCAGCCTCGACGAGAAGATCGAGGAATGGCCCGACGACCGGATCTGGCAGGAGCTGAAGAACCGCTTCGGCCCCGACGTAGCCCCGCACATCACGACCGGGCCTGCTCTGGAGAAAAGCATCACGGCGCTGCACAGCTTCGTCTTCCTGCCGATGCGGCACGGAAGGCTGTTCCTCGCTGGCGACGCGGCCCACATCGTGCCGCCGACCGGCGCCAAGGGCCTGAACCTCGCGGCCTCCGACATCCACTATCTTTCGCGGGCACTGGAAGCCCACTACCGGCGCAACGACGGAACGCTTCTCGCGGCCTACGGCGAGACGGCGGCGGCCCGCGTGTGGAAGGCGGAGCGCTTCTCCTGGTGGCTCACCCTGGCAATGCACAAGCTGCATCCCGAGCACAGTTTCGAGGCCGAGATGCAGCGCGCGGAGATCGATTATCTCGCTTCCTCGCGCGCCGCGCAGACGGTGTTCGCCGAGAACTACGTCGGCTTGCCGTTCTGA
- a CDS encoding ABC transporter substrate-binding protein — protein sequence MKRRVLTQALLMGLVARPVFAANPLPALQETPGLLDKVKSGALPPIDKRLPRQPRVIESFSGADGPGRHGGQLNMLVAATRDTRLMTIYSYTRLIVYDDKFKLHPDILESYEVKEGREFTFKLRAGHKWSDGHPFTTEDFRFFWEDIANNKDLSPNGPSVELLVEGKPPKVEILDEVTIRYSWDKPNPDFIESQARAAPLFLFRPAHYLKTLHGKYTDEEEILKRYKGSRWSNVFKRQDAMYGNSNVDLPSLNPWVLTTVPPAQRFVFVRNPYFHRIDGKGKQLPYINDVIMTVVAANLIPAKAGLGESDLQPRYLGLRDYTFLRDAAKTSGIKALLWEKGSGSEVAFYPNMNANDETWRKLNRDVRFRRALSLAINRDELSDVVYSGLAKPSANTIMPRSPLFKPEYATKWATQDVKAANKLLDEIGLTKKGSDGIRLLPNGQPAMFVVEHSSEKADEVDTMTLVVDQWKKIGIKALLKPQTTDNFRLRTTSGEAIMTAYAGVTTAAPTPDTSPREFTPVMQGGLQWPKWGLYVESKGKQGEPCDMEVGKKLLALLQSWEQATDSAGRRKAWEEILTVNADEVFSIGTVNEVRQPVTVGKKVRNVPEKGYWAWDPGGYIGLYEPDTFWIAG from the coding sequence ATGAAGAGACGAGTTCTGACGCAGGCGCTGTTGATGGGACTGGTCGCGAGGCCTGTCTTTGCCGCTAATCCGCTGCCTGCGTTGCAGGAGACGCCGGGCCTGCTCGACAAGGTGAAATCGGGCGCACTGCCACCGATCGACAAGCGCCTGCCGCGACAGCCCCGGGTCATCGAGAGCTTCTCGGGCGCCGATGGGCCCGGCAGGCACGGCGGCCAGCTCAACATGCTGGTCGCGGCCACGCGCGACACCCGCCTGATGACGATCTACAGCTACACCCGCCTGATCGTGTACGACGACAAGTTCAAGCTGCATCCCGACATCCTCGAGAGCTACGAGGTCAAGGAGGGCCGCGAGTTCACGTTCAAGTTGCGGGCCGGCCACAAGTGGTCGGATGGCCATCCCTTCACGACCGAGGACTTCCGCTTCTTCTGGGAGGACATCGCCAACAACAAGGACCTGTCGCCCAACGGTCCTTCCGTCGAACTGCTGGTCGAAGGAAAGCCGCCGAAGGTCGAAATCCTCGACGAGGTGACGATCCGCTACAGCTGGGACAAGCCCAACCCCGACTTCATCGAGAGCCAGGCACGCGCCGCCCCGCTCTTCCTGTTCCGCCCCGCCCACTACCTGAAGACGCTGCACGGCAAGTACACGGACGAGGAGGAAATCCTCAAGCGCTACAAGGGCAGCCGCTGGTCGAACGTCTTCAAGCGCCAGGACGCGATGTACGGCAACAGCAACGTCGACCTGCCGTCGCTCAACCCGTGGGTGCTGACGACCGTGCCGCCGGCCCAGCGCTTCGTCTTCGTGCGCAATCCCTACTTCCACCGCATCGACGGCAAGGGCAAGCAGCTGCCCTACATCAACGATGTGATCATGACCGTGGTCGCGGCCAATCTGATTCCCGCCAAGGCGGGCCTGGGCGAATCGGACCTGCAGCCGCGCTATCTCGGCCTGCGCGACTACACCTTCCTGCGCGACGCGGCGAAGACTTCGGGCATCAAGGCGCTTCTCTGGGAAAAGGGCTCGGGCTCGGAAGTCGCCTTCTATCCCAACATGAACGCCAACGACGAAACCTGGCGAAAGCTCAACCGCGACGTCCGCTTCCGCCGCGCGCTGTCGCTGGCGATCAACCGCGACGAGCTGAGCGACGTCGTCTACAGCGGCCTGGCCAAGCCGTCCGCCAACACGATCATGCCGCGCTCCCCGCTGTTCAAGCCGGAGTACGCGACGAAGTGGGCAACCCAGGACGTCAAGGCGGCCAACAAGCTGCTCGACGAGATCGGGCTCACCAAGAAGGGCAGCGACGGCATCCGCCTGCTGCCCAACGGCCAGCCGGCGATGTTCGTGGTCGAGCATTCCAGCGAGAAGGCCGACGAGGTCGACACCATGACCCTGGTCGTCGACCAGTGGAAGAAGATCGGCATCAAGGCGCTGCTGAAGCCGCAGACCACCGACAATTTCCGCCTGCGCACCACCTCCGGCGAGGCGATCATGACCGCCTATGCCGGCGTGACGACGGCGGCGCCGACCCCCGACACCAGCCCGCGCGAATTCACCCCGGTGATGCAGGGCGGCCTGCAATGGCCGAAATGGGGACTCTACGTCGAATCGAAGGGCAAGCAGGGCGAGCCCTGCGACATGGAAGTCGGCAAGAAACTGCTGGCGCTGCTGCAGAGCTGGGAGCAGGCAACCGACAGCGCCGGGCGCCGCAAGGCCTGGGAGGAGATCCTGACCGTGAATGCCGACGAGGTCTTCTCGATCGGCACAGTCAACGAGGTGCGCCAGCCGGTGACCGTCGGCAAGAAGGTACGCAACGTGCCGGAGAAGGGCTACTGGGCCTGGGATCCGGGCGGATATATCGGGCTCTACGAGCCCGACACGTTCTGGATCGCCGGCTAG
- a CDS encoding TIGR03032 family protein, translating into MSAAPIQIQSDGDSAPPYRVDASPGLAGWLRQHELGLAVTTYQIGKLFLVGAPDAQRLNVTERTFERCLGVAIQRDSLYLAGLNALYRFTNVVPAGQDLEGHDAVYVPQVAWFTGDVFAHDVGVLPGGRPVFVNTLFSCLATVDEASSFRPVWTPPFVNQLAPQDRCHLNGLAMDETTGLPAYMTAAAPTDTARGWSDQRVGNGVVLDIASGETVCRGLTMPHSPRLHRGKLYVLNAGTGELGLVEPKAGRFTPLAFLPGFARGLAFHEGHALVGLSLPRTHKVFTGLPLEDRLKAAGEEPRCAVVVVDLASGKVVHWLRLGGVVRELYDIALLPGYRRPMLVGLAQGQINRLVMRGRPLPLSELATPT; encoded by the coding sequence ATGTCCGCAGCCCCTATTCAGATACAAAGCGACGGCGACAGCGCCCCTCCCTACCGTGTCGATGCCTCGCCCGGCCTGGCCGGATGGTTGCGCCAGCATGAACTCGGCCTTGCCGTTACCACCTACCAGATCGGCAAGCTGTTTCTGGTCGGCGCCCCGGACGCCCAACGGCTCAACGTCACGGAACGGACCTTCGAGCGCTGTCTCGGCGTGGCGATCCAGCGCGACAGTCTTTATCTGGCCGGGCTGAACGCGCTGTACCGCTTCACCAACGTCGTCCCGGCCGGCCAGGACCTCGAGGGCCACGACGCGGTGTATGTGCCGCAGGTCGCCTGGTTCACCGGCGATGTCTTCGCGCACGATGTCGGCGTCCTGCCGGGCGGGCGGCCGGTCTTCGTCAACACCCTGTTCAGCTGCCTCGCGACGGTCGACGAGGCGAGCAGTTTCCGCCCGGTCTGGACACCCCCGTTCGTCAATCAACTGGCGCCGCAGGACCGTTGCCATCTGAACGGGCTGGCGATGGACGAGACCACGGGGCTGCCGGCCTACATGACCGCGGCGGCGCCGACCGATACCGCGCGCGGCTGGTCCGACCAGCGCGTCGGCAACGGGGTTGTGCTCGACATCGCCAGCGGCGAGACGGTGTGCCGGGGGCTGACGATGCCGCACTCGCCCCGGCTACACAGGGGCAAGCTCTACGTGCTGAACGCCGGCACCGGCGAGCTCGGCCTGGTCGAGCCCAAGGCCGGGCGGTTCACGCCGCTGGCCTTCCTGCCCGGCTTCGCGCGCGGCCTCGCCTTTCACGAGGGCCATGCCCTCGTAGGCCTGTCGCTGCCGCGCACCCACAAGGTCTTCACCGGCTTGCCGCTGGAAGATCGGTTGAAGGCGGCGGGCGAGGAGCCGCGTTGCGCCGTCGTCGTGGTGGACCTCGCCAGCGGCAAGGTCGTGCACTGGCTGCGGCTCGGCGGGGTGGTCCGGGAGCTTTACGACATCGCACTTCTGCCCGGATATCGGCGACCGATGCTGGTGGGGCTTGCCCAGGGACAGATCAACCGGCTGGTCATGCGCGGCCGGCCGCTACCCCTGTCCGAACTGGCCACCCCGACCTAA